One region of Chryseobacterium sp. C-71 genomic DNA includes:
- the sucD gene encoding succinate--CoA ligase subunit alpha — protein sequence MSILVNKDSKVIVQGFTGNEGTFHAGQMIEYGTNVVGGVTPGKGGSEHLGKPVFNTVADAVAKAGANVSIIFVPPAFAADAIMEAAEAGIKVIVCITEGIPVADMVKVKSYIADKECRLIGPNCPGIITSDEAKIGIMPGFVFKKGKVGIVSKSGTLTYEAADQVVKAGYGVSTAIGIGGDPIIGTTTREALELFINDPETEAVVMIGEIGGGLEAEAARWYKASGSTKPVVGFIAGQTAPKGRTMGHAGAIVGGDEDTAQAKMEIMRENGINVVDSPADIGVTVAKVLG from the coding sequence ATGTCAATTTTAGTAAACAAAGATTCTAAAGTAATTGTACAAGGTTTTACAGGTAACGAAGGTACTTTCCACGCTGGTCAGATGATCGAATACGGAACCAACGTAGTAGGTGGTGTTACTCCAGGAAAAGGAGGTAGCGAGCACCTTGGGAAGCCGGTATTTAATACCGTTGCTGACGCTGTTGCAAAAGCTGGGGCTAACGTAAGTATCATTTTTGTACCACCTGCATTTGCTGCAGATGCTATCATGGAAGCTGCTGAAGCGGGTATTAAAGTAATCGTATGTATTACAGAAGGTATTCCTGTTGCAGACATGGTAAAAGTAAAATCTTATATCGCTGACAAAGAGTGCAGATTGATCGGGCCAAACTGTCCGGGAATCATCACTTCTGATGAAGCTAAAATTGGTATTATGCCAGGTTTCGTTTTCAAAAAAGGGAAAGTAGGGATCGTTTCAAAATCAGGAACGCTTACTTATGAAGCTGCTGACCAAGTTGTAAAAGCTGGTTACGGTGTTTCTACAGCGATCGGAATCGGTGGTGACCCAATCATTGGAACTACTACAAGAGAAGCTCTTGAATTGTTCATCAACGACCCGGAAACTGAAGCGGTTGTAATGATCGGTGAAATCGGTGGTGGTCTTGAGGCTGAAGCTGCCAGATGGTACAAAGCTAGTGGTTCTACAAAACCGGTTGTTGGTTTTATCGCTGGGCAAACTGCTCCTAAAGGCAGAACAATGGGTCACGCAGGTGCTATTGTTGGAGGTGATGAAGATACAGCTCAGGCTAAAATGGAAATCATGAGAGAAAACGGTATCAATGTAGTAGATTCCCCTGCTGACATTGGTGTTACTGTTGCAAAAGTTTTAGGATAA
- a CDS encoding T9SS type A sorting domain-containing protein gives MKKLLLLIIFMGAFVGFSDNVKAQIKEPSSTSQKSDDGVLTAYPNPAKDFLVVKAKDSSLKIKSVIFYSILGTQVANYNVNTNKAEINIEKLKPGKYLIRYILSDNTQKVTQIVKQ, from the coding sequence ATGAAAAAACTTTTACTTTTAATTATATTTATGGGCGCTTTTGTTGGTTTTTCCGACAATGTTAAAGCACAAATCAAAGAGCCTTCTTCTACTTCACAAAAGTCTGATGATGGTGTTCTTACTGCCTACCCAAATCCTGCGAAAGACTTTTTGGTGGTAAAAGCCAAAGACTCTTCTTTAAAAATTAAATCAGTGATATTTTATTCGATATTGGGAACGCAGGTTGCCAACTATAATGTAAATACGAATAAGGCTGAAATTAATATTGAAAAATTAAAACCCGGTAAGTATCTGATTCGCTACATTCTCAGCGACAATACGCAAAAGGTTACTCAAATAGTAAAACAATAA
- a CDS encoding TM2 domain-containing protein: MENYGYTKDGNAQQQNNMPYKSEKKIPAALLGLLVGWLALNKFYLGYTKEGVIQLVLNVVTCGVASIIPFIEGIIYLFMSDEQFDNTYVHNKKGWL, encoded by the coding sequence ATGGAAAATTACGGTTACACAAAAGACGGCAATGCTCAACAACAAAACAATATGCCTTATAAATCAGAGAAGAAAATTCCGGCTGCACTTTTAGGTCTTCTTGTCGGTTGGTTAGCTTTAAACAAATTCTATTTGGGATATACAAAAGAAGGAGTTATTCAATTGGTATTAAATGTTGTTACTTGTGGAGTAGCTTCAATCATTCCATTTATCGAGGGAATTATTTATCTGTTTATGAGCGACGAGCAATTTGACAATACTTATGTTCACAACAAAAAAGGCTGGTTGTAA
- the hemB gene encoding porphobilinogen synthase, translating into MIYSRNRRLRVNESMRGLVRECSLSTDDFVMPIFVMEGENKEEAISSMPGIFRRSIDLTVKECKELFSLGVKAVNLYMKVSEHLKDNTGKEAWNKNGLMQNTIKAIKDAVPEMVIMPDVALDPYSIYGHDGIIENGKILNDATNEALARMSVSHAEAGADIVAPSDMMDGRVLAIREALEESGFHDVGILSYAAKYASSFYGPFRSALDSAPKDNMEIPKDKKTYQMDFHNSREALNEVFKDVEEGADIIMIKPGLPYLDIVSKVREAIDLPIAVYNVSGEYAMLKAAAQNGWLDNDKAIIESLTCFKRAGADMIFTYAAKEASILLNR; encoded by the coding sequence ATGATATATTCGAGAAACAGAAGATTGAGAGTAAATGAATCTATGAGAGGTTTGGTAAGAGAATGCAGCCTTTCTACAGACGATTTTGTAATGCCGATCTTCGTAATGGAAGGTGAAAATAAAGAAGAAGCAATCTCATCAATGCCAGGAATTTTTAGAAGAAGCATTGATTTGACGGTTAAAGAATGTAAAGAATTATTTTCTTTAGGTGTAAAAGCAGTCAATCTCTACATGAAAGTTTCGGAACATTTGAAAGACAACACCGGAAAAGAAGCCTGGAACAAAAATGGATTGATGCAAAATACCATCAAAGCCATCAAAGATGCCGTTCCTGAAATGGTGATTATGCCTGATGTGGCTTTAGATCCATATTCAATCTACGGTCACGACGGAATTATAGAAAACGGAAAAATCCTGAACGATGCCACAAACGAAGCTTTGGCAAGAATGTCTGTTTCACACGCAGAAGCAGGAGCAGATATTGTGGCACCAAGTGACATGATGGATGGGAGAGTTTTGGCGATTCGTGAAGCGTTGGAAGAAAGTGGTTTCCATGATGTTGGAATTTTGAGTTATGCAGCAAAGTATGCAAGCTCATTTTACGGGCCTTTCAGAAGTGCTTTAGATAGTGCACCGAAAGACAATATGGAAATTCCGAAAGACAAAAAAACGTACCAGATGGATTTTCACAATTCTCGTGAAGCTTTAAATGAGGTTTTCAAAGATGTGGAAGAAGGTGCAGATATCATCATGATCAAACCAGGTTTGCCGTATTTGGATATCGTTTCAAAAGTGCGTGAAGCCATCGATTTACCGATTGCAGTTTATAATGTAAGCGGAGAATATGCCATGTTGAAAGCCGCTGCACAAAACGGTTGGCTCGATAATGACAAAGCCATCATTGAAAGTTTAACGTGTTTCAAAAGAGCGGGAGCAGACATGATTTTCACATATGCTGCAAAAGAAGCTTCGATTCTTTTAAACAGGTAA
- a CDS encoding porin family protein → MKKFLLASALAFSALSFAQIDFSSTRFGVTAGGNYSRVKNAHNPSGPRFAFQGGVLALIPMGGSNQFYLQPEVVYYGAGESGKDKDAKGIKGYDAVYANNYISVPVSFKGYFSEAESEFFGLIGPRFNFLLDQKVKNESREIYKTDQLGKAKSFNFAIGAGIGYSYKRQLELALKYDFGLSNTYPDLDESKIDANSSKKKSEQVLSLSLSYIFE, encoded by the coding sequence ATGAAAAAATTTTTATTAGCATCAGCTTTAGCATTTTCTGCTTTATCATTCGCACAGATTGATTTTAGCAGTACAAGATTCGGTGTTACTGCTGGTGGAAACTATTCGAGAGTGAAAAATGCACACAATCCTTCTGGGCCAAGATTTGCTTTTCAGGGTGGTGTTTTAGCTTTAATCCCAATGGGAGGTTCTAACCAGTTTTATCTTCAGCCGGAAGTAGTTTACTATGGTGCCGGAGAATCTGGAAAAGATAAGGATGCTAAAGGTATAAAAGGGTATGACGCTGTTTATGCTAATAACTACATCAGTGTTCCTGTATCTTTCAAAGGATATTTTTCTGAAGCAGAATCAGAATTCTTTGGATTGATTGGCCCGAGATTTAATTTTTTACTTGATCAGAAAGTTAAAAATGAATCTCGTGAAATCTATAAAACAGATCAATTGGGTAAAGCAAAATCATTTAACTTCGCAATAGGTGCAGGTATTGGTTACAGCTACAAAAGACAGCTAGAATTGGCTTTAAAGTATGACTTTGGTTTATCAAATACTTATCCAGATCTGGATGAAAGCAAGATTGATGCAAATTCTTCTAAAAAGAAATCTGAGCAGGTTCTTAGTTTAAGCTTAAGCTATATCTTCGAATAA
- a CDS encoding T9SS type A sorting domain-containing protein — MKKLYMSAVLLCTTAVWYAQDVVWQKDIKSSTQDFLSQVTTTIDQQYLITGSSIQAGSGKLGAGSTISASDKQQANNGYDFHLVKLNQQGEEVWEKYFSGQNHDFLSATVATQEGGFLLAGTSYSGKGLDKKEDAKGGSDIWLIRINEYGDELWQKTLGTSQDEEARAVIQTTDFGFFVAGNVQNAPKGYGSKDVLISRIDKNGKELSQIILGGKGLDEVEKMIPTLDGGALLGMYSRSGNSAGSLKSEAGSKETHAISNEVLSISKKSENFGEGDYWIVKLNKDGKVEWEKNFGGKGDDHLRTLAMTSTGFIVGGESRSERSGNKTVSIEEGTDLWLISLNERGEELWQKSYNFKNRDVLMGMNVVKTGDDKTSKGILLGGYTQAEGRIESDDETFWMIYLDQNGNEQWRKHVKGESRKKEERLSDIKLNRDGSIVLAGTSAEELGKENWKIVKLGDKQLDQLIEKSDIKIYPNPVSDYCYVEIGFDSSTGSEQGFKEADITLYDMGGRQIQSLKTKNKVTKINTQNLIQGAYLVTVKTDANKTANAKLIKK, encoded by the coding sequence ATGAAAAAACTCTACATGAGTGCAGTTCTACTATGCACTACCGCAGTATGGTATGCTCAGGATGTGGTATGGCAAAAAGACATTAAATCCTCTACTCAGGATTTTCTTTCGCAGGTCACCACAACAATCGACCAGCAATATCTCATTACAGGAAGCAGTATCCAAGCAGGAAGCGGGAAGCTGGGTGCAGGAAGTACCATTTCAGCTTCAGATAAACAACAGGCTAACAATGGTTACGATTTTCACTTGGTAAAACTCAACCAACAAGGTGAAGAAGTCTGGGAAAAGTATTTCTCCGGACAGAACCATGATTTTCTTTCCGCAACAGTCGCTACTCAGGAAGGTGGTTTTCTGTTGGCCGGGACTTCTTACTCCGGAAAAGGGTTAGATAAAAAAGAGGATGCTAAAGGGGGATCTGATATCTGGCTGATTAGAATCAATGAATATGGTGATGAGCTATGGCAGAAAACTTTGGGAACTTCTCAGGATGAGGAAGCCAGAGCAGTGATTCAAACTACAGATTTCGGATTTTTTGTTGCCGGAAATGTTCAGAACGCACCCAAAGGATATGGATCTAAAGATGTACTAATTTCAAGAATCGATAAAAACGGAAAAGAGCTTTCACAGATTATTTTAGGTGGAAAAGGTCTGGATGAAGTGGAGAAGATGATTCCGACCTTAGATGGAGGTGCATTGCTAGGGATGTATTCGAGAAGCGGAAATTCAGCTGGAAGTCTGAAGTCTGAAGCTGGAAGTAAAGAAACCCATGCGATCTCAAACGAAGTCTTATCCATTTCAAAAAAGTCTGAAAACTTTGGTGAAGGTGACTACTGGATCGTCAAGCTTAATAAAGACGGAAAAGTAGAATGGGAGAAGAACTTTGGAGGAAAAGGCGATGACCATTTAAGAACTTTGGCAATGACTTCCACAGGATTTATCGTGGGTGGTGAATCGAGATCTGAAAGATCCGGAAATAAAACCGTCAGCATTGAAGAAGGAACAGACCTTTGGTTGATCTCCCTTAATGAAAGAGGTGAAGAACTGTGGCAGAAATCCTACAATTTTAAGAACAGAGATGTTCTGATGGGCATGAATGTGGTGAAAACCGGAGACGATAAAACTTCAAAAGGAATTTTGCTTGGCGGTTATACTCAGGCGGAAGGCAGAATAGAATCAGATGATGAGACTTTTTGGATGATCTATCTTGATCAAAACGGAAATGAGCAGTGGAGAAAGCATGTGAAAGGAGAATCCAGAAAAAAGGAGGAAAGGTTATCTGACATTAAATTAAACAGAGACGGCTCTATTGTGTTGGCGGGTACCAGTGCAGAAGAGTTGGGGAAAGAAAACTGGAAAATTGTGAAGCTGGGTGATAAACAACTGGATCAGCTGATCGAAAAATCAGACATTAAGATCTACCCAAATCCGGTATCTGATTACTGTTATGTTGAGATTGGTTTTGACTCTTCGACAGGCTCAGAGCAAGGTTTTAAAGAAGCTGATATCACGCTTTACGATATGGGTGGCAGACAGATTCAAAGCCTAAAAACTAAAAATAAGGTAACGAAGATCAATACGCAGAATCTGATTCAAGGGGCGTATTTGGTGACGGTGAAAACGGATGCGAATAAAACTGCTAATGCTAAATTAATTAAGAAATAA
- a CDS encoding ABC transporter ATP-binding protein, protein MIYGTLFLTFLGAITAQVNAVVLKYTVDEVEKLTKLPNPMSQGIHVLLVISAILLGKEIANIFISFGQKFYGEKIRINVSSVLAQSAIDKILTYKVAYFSDENHASGKLQTRIDRGIESLTKLVQNFFIDILPMFSNAIIALVIMYMQNVYVGLVSTIIVPIYFYVTSMQAKKLGGVRRQLRNQREQKTSGLLNLINSILVIKSFVREKFEGKKQFDLQMQLMESQMYTRKTSFIYEGLKTFIEQIGVVLIILLTVYLVLNQQMTIGAIMLHIMLFNNVSSPIRQLHRIYDDMNDAMIYAEGYFEILNADEEAEPNGTVKQTKTSENFELKNVNFTYPNGTQALHQVSMTIENGKTTALVGLSGAGKSTIINLLCKFYLPNDGEILLDGINLNQYDNAYLRNDVGLVLQKNHIFQGSIEDNIRYGNMNASFQEIEEAAKKAYLHEQILDLPEKYQHDATQLSGGQQQRIAIARLFLKNPPIIFLDEPTASLDAIATEQIKNSLDAIKEGRTVVIISHSLSQILDSDKIYVMKKGHVVESGTHDELVQMNGTYREIFDASARSLNLDKLMNTFKDN, encoded by the coding sequence ATGATTTATGGAACCTTGTTTCTTACTTTTTTAGGAGCAATCACGGCTCAGGTCAACGCAGTGGTTTTAAAATATACTGTTGACGAAGTTGAGAAATTAACCAAACTTCCCAATCCGATGTCGCAGGGAATTCATGTGCTTTTGGTGATTTCTGCAATACTTTTAGGAAAAGAGATTGCTAATATTTTCATTAGTTTCGGGCAGAAATTTTATGGTGAGAAAATAAGAATTAATGTTAGTTCGGTTTTAGCGCAATCAGCAATTGATAAAATTTTGACCTACAAAGTTGCCTATTTCAGTGATGAAAACCATGCTTCAGGAAAATTACAAACCAGAATCGACCGTGGAATTGAAAGTTTGACCAAGCTCGTTCAAAATTTTTTTATAGATATTTTGCCGATGTTCTCTAATGCTATTATTGCTTTGGTCATTATGTACATGCAGAATGTGTATGTAGGTTTGGTTTCTACAATTATTGTCCCGATTTATTTTTATGTAACCTCAATGCAGGCGAAAAAATTGGGTGGTGTAAGAAGGCAGCTTCGAAATCAACGCGAGCAGAAAACTTCGGGATTATTGAATTTAATCAATTCAATATTGGTAATTAAAAGTTTCGTTAGGGAAAAATTTGAAGGTAAAAAGCAATTTGATCTTCAGATGCAACTGATGGAAAGCCAAATGTACACCCGGAAAACCAGTTTTATCTACGAAGGTTTAAAAACATTCATCGAGCAGATTGGTGTCGTTCTGATTATTTTGCTGACGGTTTATTTAGTACTGAATCAGCAAATGACAATTGGTGCAATAATGCTCCATATTATGTTATTTAATAACGTTTCGTCACCCATACGACAGCTTCACAGAATTTATGATGATATGAATGATGCGATGATTTATGCCGAAGGTTATTTTGAAATTTTAAATGCTGACGAAGAAGCAGAGCCCAACGGAACTGTAAAGCAAACCAAAACTTCTGAAAATTTTGAACTAAAAAACGTCAATTTCACCTATCCAAACGGAACGCAGGCTTTGCATCAAGTCTCAATGACCATTGAAAATGGAAAAACGACAGCTTTGGTTGGCTTAAGTGGTGCCGGAAAATCTACAATTATTAACCTTTTATGCAAATTTTATCTTCCGAATGATGGTGAAATTTTATTGGATGGAATCAATCTCAATCAGTATGATAATGCCTATCTGCGAAATGATGTAGGTCTGGTTTTACAGAAAAATCATATTTTTCAGGGGAGTATTGAAGACAACATCCGCTATGGAAATATGAACGCTAGCTTTCAGGAAATCGAAGAAGCTGCCAAAAAAGCGTATCTCCACGAACAAATTTTAGATCTTCCTGAAAAATATCAACATGATGCAACTCAACTTTCTGGAGGACAACAGCAGAGAATTGCCATCGCAAGATTATTCCTGAAAAATCCACCGATTATTTTTCTGGATGAACCAACAGCAAGTTTGGATGCGATTGCAACTGAACAGATTAAAAACTCTCTGGATGCTATCAAAGAAGGAAGAACGGTAGTTATTATTTCGCATTCGCTTTCGCAGATTTTAGATTCAGATAAAATTTATGTCATGAAAAAAGGACACGTCGTGGAAAGCGGAACGCATGATGAACTAGTACAAATGAATGGAACTTATAGAGAAATTTTTGATGCCTCGGCAAGAAGTTTGAATTTGGATAAACTGATGAATACGTTTAAAGATAATTAA
- a CDS encoding ABC transporter ATP-binding protein: protein MLKAEHITKTYNAGKKIALDDFSIHVPKGSIYGLLGPNGAGKTSFIRIINQITQADSGDVFINGEKLNPNHIKDIGYMPEERGLYKNMSVGDQILYFGELKGMKKNDALNEAKKWFEKLHIDQWWKKKLSELSKGMAQKIQFVVTVLHRPHLLILDEPFSGFDPVNANLIKDQIIELKNNGTTIILSTHRMESVEEMCDYVALIDNSKKIIDGRVFDVREKFKKNIFGITLSDVNSEQLQSFQNKYEVFNLSEQNNLISFDLKNTVNQNDILLDLVQAGKVRSFDEKIPSMNEVFINAVGNHS, encoded by the coding sequence ATGCTAAAAGCTGAACATATTACTAAAACCTACAATGCAGGAAAAAAAATAGCATTGGATGATTTTAGCATACATGTGCCGAAAGGAAGTATCTACGGTCTTCTAGGACCCAACGGAGCAGGAAAAACCTCTTTTATCCGTATCATCAATCAAATTACACAAGCAGATTCCGGAGATGTTTTCATCAATGGAGAAAAGCTCAATCCCAATCACATCAAAGACATCGGATATATGCCTGAAGAAAGAGGTTTATATAAAAATATGAGCGTCGGAGATCAGATTCTTTACTTCGGAGAGCTGAAGGGAATGAAAAAAAATGATGCGCTGAATGAAGCCAAAAAATGGTTTGAAAAACTGCATATCGATCAATGGTGGAAGAAGAAACTTTCTGAACTATCCAAAGGAATGGCGCAGAAAATACAGTTCGTAGTGACTGTTCTTCACAGACCACATTTGTTGATTCTTGACGAACCGTTTTCAGGTTTTGACCCCGTAAATGCCAATTTAATTAAAGATCAAATCATTGAACTTAAAAATAACGGAACGACCATTATTCTTTCTACCCACAGAATGGAAAGTGTGGAAGAAATGTGTGATTATGTTGCTTTAATTGACAATTCTAAGAAAATAATCGACGGAAGAGTTTTTGACGTGCGAGAAAAATTCAAGAAAAATATTTTTGGAATTACACTTTCTGATGTGAACAGCGAGCAGCTTCAGAGCTTCCAGAATAAGTATGAAGTTTTCAATTTGTCTGAGCAAAATAATCTGATTTCTTTTGATCTTAAAAACACGGTAAATCAAAATGACATTCTGCTTGATCTTGTACAGGCAGGAAAAGTAAGATCATTTGACGAAAAAATTCCGAGTATGAATGAAGTCTTTATTAATGCCGTAGGTAATCATTCTTAA
- a CDS encoding ABC transporter permease: MNNIYLITKREFLTQVKKKSFILLTLLAPLMIIGFGAVIGLMFKANESHNIIEVVDNSGLFKGQLKSNDKLEYIFVPTADEKSKLKNLKGNESLDGILILPQIASQNFDDLEKNTRLVVNTKIGLDTKQRIISDISNVIKKEKIKQLGIAESQLNNLDKNFELKTINVSEDNKEDSDLAFGVKTALSLGLMYVTFMFIIIYGVRVMRSVLEEKNNRVVEIIISSVKPFELMMGKILGVTMVALTQFIVWISMSVIGALVLNTGFSSMQKNMPGGDQSILSKLDILQIFTQISHSLLELNFPLIIFVFIVFFLLGYIFYSSIYAAIGSAVDNETETQQFTLFAILPLTLGMYGSFSLMNNPDGPLGFWLSIIPFTSPVAMIARIPYGVPAWEIALSIFLLLATTIFMIFLAGKIYRVGILMYGNKATLKELWKWIRS, encoded by the coding sequence ATGAACAATATATATTTAATTACAAAAAGAGAATTTCTTACGCAGGTTAAGAAAAAATCTTTCATTTTACTGACATTATTGGCTCCTTTAATGATTATAGGATTCGGAGCGGTTATCGGACTGATGTTTAAAGCCAACGAGTCTCATAATATTATTGAAGTTGTAGACAACAGCGGACTTTTTAAAGGTCAGCTAAAATCTAATGATAAACTTGAATACATTTTTGTTCCGACGGCTGATGAAAAATCTAAACTTAAAAACCTTAAAGGCAACGAGTCTTTAGATGGTATTTTAATCTTGCCTCAAATAGCAAGTCAGAATTTTGATGATTTAGAGAAAAATACAAGATTAGTTGTCAACACTAAAATCGGTCTTGATACTAAACAGCGGATTATCTCTGACATCAGCAATGTGATTAAGAAAGAGAAGATCAAGCAATTAGGTATCGCAGAATCTCAGCTTAATAATCTTGATAAAAACTTTGAACTGAAAACCATCAATGTTTCTGAAGATAACAAAGAAGACTCTGACCTTGCTTTTGGGGTAAAAACAGCTTTAAGCCTAGGTTTAATGTATGTTACTTTTATGTTCATCATCATTTACGGAGTACGCGTCATGAGAAGCGTTCTTGAGGAAAAAAACAACCGTGTTGTGGAAATTATCATTTCATCGGTAAAACCTTTTGAACTGATGATGGGAAAAATTCTCGGGGTTACAATGGTTGCTTTGACACAATTTATCGTTTGGATATCTATGTCTGTAATTGGCGCATTAGTTTTGAACACCGGATTTTCTTCCATGCAGAAAAACATGCCGGGAGGTGATCAAAGTATTTTAAGTAAATTGGATATTCTACAGATCTTTACACAGATTTCCCATAGCTTGTTGGAGCTTAATTTCCCTTTAATCATCTTTGTGTTTATCGTGTTTTTCCTTTTAGGATATATCTTTTACAGTTCAATTTACGCAGCAATTGGTTCTGCAGTGGATAACGAGACGGAAACACAGCAATTTACTTTATTTGCCATTTTACCTTTGACTTTGGGGATGTACGGAAGTTTTTCTCTGATGAATAATCCTGACGGACCGTTAGGATTTTGGCTATCCATCATTCCTTTCACGTCACCAGTAGCGATGATTGCGAGAATTCCTTACGGCGTTCCGGCTTGGGAAATTGCTTTATCTATTTTCTTATTATTAGCAACCACTATTTTCATGATTTTTCTTGCAGGAAAAATTTACAGAGTAGGAATTTTGATGTATGGAAATAAGGCGACCTTAAAGGAGCTTTGGAAATGGATTAGGAGTTAA